Sequence from the Plasmodium yoelii strain 17X genome assembly, chromosome: 10 genome:
CACTTTAACAAAtgttttcatatatatatacgtaAACATGCCCATAAAAACTTGGCAATCAACCCTGTCTGTAAAACCTCCATGTCCTGGAATGACATCTCCAAaatctttaatttttaatgcTCGTTTAAAACCAGATGCAAAAAATCCACCAAATGGTGCTAGAAATGCCGCAAATAAACTTAATATTAACCCATGTATAACCATTTCGGTATAATAGATTTTACTAAGGGGTAAATATGCGGTTAATTCATctgataaataataaatttttttctcaAAAATTGAATTTGAATTACAATCAGATTTAATTAAAGAATAAAATGGTATAAAAGAAATTAAATTTTgagaacaaataaaaaatttataattttgtaacAAATATGTCATGCCCACCCCCCATAAAATTGTTATAACAGATGATCCTACAAAACCTTCAACAGTTTTCTTAGGTGAAAGTCTTATTAATCTTGTTTTTCCAAATAATATACCAAATAGATAAGCAAATGAATCATTTATAATAACTGAGGTAACAGGTATGAAAAACCAAATTAATCCTGAATAAATATTTGCAATGTGCATTAGTGATTGTGCAACTACAAATAAGGATGTTACAAATATCATGCCTATTTGTGAAAATTGatattttaatgaaaatttcCTTAAAGATAAAACAAACCAAACAAAGCCAATAAAGGctaatataaacatattgattggatgatattttaataaatatttatataatggaAACTGATGTTTTAATTTTGGTATTATCCAGGGTATTCCGAATGTTaatattgttaaaaaaaaccAATACCAtcttatgaaaaataattggggtaattttttatctttgTTTTCTATActttttgaatatattatttctttGTATACTAAAGTGATTGCTATTAAAACAAGaagtgatatatataaatgtcccaatgctaatataaaaatagaaaaaaaagataatacTAAAGACCAATAGGATCTTGTACGAAATGTTTTAAGTTTAGATTCTGGTTCTTCACCATtatcttcattattattcAATAACTTATGTTTACTTCCATGTTGTGTTGCAATTTGCCCTTTTAACTTGCCAtttccatatattttttcactttttatttcttttatatatttaatatatttattttctttccGCCTTTTACATTCATTTTTCTGATCATTCTTTTGTTCGAGTTTGGTATTATTGTTGTTACCATTTACATTTGTTGTATCCCCATTAGTTTCGTCGTTAGCGtccttttcattattattaagtTTATCATCGAtgattatgtttttttttaagtctTCGATCCTTTCAccttcaatatttttattttttaattcactTTTTCCTTTAATGCCATTTTTTCCGCCATCTTGTTTATTTAATTCGATCATATtctgttttttattattttctttattattgtttGATGAAACATTGGGGCAACTATTCTTCTTTTTATCACTTACATTACGCTCTCCCATTGTTCCTTggattatatattttcattaaccattttattattattattatagatTCCTTTACATAActggaattaattttttgacaaatatatataaaattgtgtACAATTGAAGcaaatattatgaataaaTTTATGAGTATGCATATTCATATATTGGTATACAAGTTAATACGGATTATATACTTAAGCTTCAAcaaattttgtaaatattttcgaaaaattcataatatctttttaaattcttagtttatatatatttttcacttaaaaataaatgtaaataatattcTTATTTGAATCCTTACATTCAAgaatattttacatttttaaagaTTTGTatactaaaaataaaataataaaagaaataaaacatagaaaattaaacaaaatgaaacataaaaaataatgtgaaataatatttataacattaataaaaccatataaaataatttcccTTGTTTATAATAGTTTACataataagaaaaattatatttaattaaataactcgttaaataatttaatggttataatatttacataacCATGAACAATTTTCATATGAATTTATATGCGagtaaaacaatatttcttatgatattttttgttgatggtttatcaaaaaaaataattatttaattatattttattttgtgtcACCTTTCTTTATAAGAGAATGCATAAGAATAttgaatttgaaaaaaaattcagTATAGTATGCACAAAAACCGTTAATATCAATAtggatatatgtatataatatatatattatatatattgtatatattaaaagctatataataaatataagtcCAATAATAATAAGCACTTATGATTTCACCATATCtttaaagtattaaatacatataataattttatattatggcatataatatcaaatgcattattttaattttaaaaacatcAGAAAAAtccataaaataaatattaaaaaaaaatataatatgtatataaaaatatatttttatgataaaatatgtttttttgaaaaataaggAAATTGGTCACTagatcataaaaaaatagcatagtttaatttaaatgtgtaaaaaaatacacattAAATTTATCATGACATCATAACATGTTTTTATtagttaataaaatatgtaaaccCGAAACAATACAAATATTATGCATgctcatatttatattgcttataatttttgtagATCTTTTAACTTTTAGTGAATAAATGCTTAATATAGATTATTAATGTATATGCGTGttatgcatattttaaataatttaaatttaattggAAGAGCATCCAATAACCCGAATAAAATATACTGAATGAATAATAAGATATTATTGAACTCCCAAAAATGTGCAAATGTCGTTAGTTCCGTTAAAATATTTCCCAAAATtgtaatgaaaaaatgatacattttttgaaatatattcctaaaatagttatatatattttcgaCGATATagaatgttaaaaaaaacaaatatggtatatagtacgtaataaatttatagacGTGTGTTGATAAAATGTCGAGGAAAAGAGTCGGCGCATAGAACTGtgttaaattaaaaatatacgcGTACTATTGTTAGTCAATATATGTATTCTTTGTAGTGTTTAAATTCATATTactaaataattattaaaatgttgtagtttttattttgcaataaatgaaatatattttttgttcgTTGTTCAAAATAGACCATATGGGTCTATACCTAATTCTCCCTTTATTTTCAAACATTATATAtcttaaaattttaaaataacgATCGTCTTTTTCATGTGAtagttaataaataataataaaagatcaatataaaaaaatgttagagggggaaaaaatgatactatatataGATCTacgaaaataaatttaattatcgAAACAGTTCATATATAATGTGTATAATTAAGTTCAAGTCttttaaatgatatatttataaactattaaaatatatgtgtatgtatatattatgtaatgTAGTCTGTATagcaataataattaaaaaaaaaattaagctCTACAATTACATATATGCATGCATTTTGTTAAGTGTACtaaaaaatgtacatatGTGCAATGTAAACGCGtagaataaaattatattatatatacatatacaccTGTGTGTGCAagatatatgtacatatataaataaattaaatatatataattatactgAGAAAGAGGCACTTAAAAATGAACGAAAATTTTCtagatattatataaattagtgGCATGTATATTAActcatatatgtatatgcattttaaattaaaacacgaattaataatatgtatttcacaaacaattataaattagtgaattaaaaaaaactacAACTCCatgtaaaaaatacaaatgcCATTTAAGCATGttaacaaattaaaattgCAAAGGTCGTTTTCATTTATTCTTTTGTTTAATTCAAAACAtacttttaatttatatattttttgatataagtaaaattatatgtataaatacaTCACGAATATTGTCACGTATTACATTCATATTTGTATtgctatatatacataaaatcACCCAAAAAATAATGTGCATTAcgaaatttaaaatttacataaaatcatgtatatatattaattaaacaaACTACAAAACATTCCTGGTTTAAAACAAGTATGAAACTATACATAAATTTGCATATATCTTCTTTGTTAGAATTAATactagtttttttttttttttttgaaaaaataacagATCTTGAATTTGTATTCTTGCGGTAAATTGTCTGTACCCCTTGGTAtagatacatatatatttggtaatttatttttgacCACAAGTTTTTTGTTTATGTGGGgatatatcatttatttccCCAATACGCAATTTATTTGAGGTTATATAATTGGtgcatgcatatataaatgaattatgCACGTATACAAAAATGCATATGATTAAGCTCGTAGATACATAAAGTCCCACAATATATCTTCAAATTTCAAATATATACTAACCTAGGTATTCTGAGGTGTGGTGATAAAATTTCTTCTGTTATCCGTATTGTTTAATTGATTTCTTTGATTTATCAATGCTTGCACATATTGTTCTTCTCCCTTTTTTATAGTAACttttaatttctttttaTGTGCTAAAAATccgttcatatattttacagCATTAATTGCGCTATCTACATTGTCATATGAAACAAAAGCAAATCCTCTATTCCTTCCTGTATCTTTTTCAGTAGCAATATATGCAGAAATAATATTACCAAAAGGTGAAAATGCAGCTAATAAATCATTTTGAATCCATTCATTTggtatatgaaaaataaaaatatttgccCCTACAGGACCTGAAACTTCATTCATATTTAATGGATTAATAAAATCTTGATCCATTTTTCTAGGTTTATGCCATTGTGTTTGACCCGTTAATTCATTATGATAATATGGTCTTCCGTCttcttttgaaaaatattgtttCCATGGTGATCgtatagaattattattatttctttgttggtttgaattattttgcaaattataattcatatGCATTGGATATCTATTAAATGAgtttatattcatatttttaaaatgttgCGATTTCatatatgcattattattgctTTTGTTACTGttattgctattattattattaatagtaTTTCCATTGTTATTGTTAtcatctatattattattgttcaTCTGTAAAGGATTCATTAAAGCCCTATTTAGTAATTGCCTTTCTTGCAATTGATTTTTTGATTGTGCGAATCTAACTTCTATTGGTTTCTCTGCATTTTCAATAGCTATTTTTCCGTTTAAATTTTGTACAGCAAAAATTCCTTGCTCTTTATAATCATAATTAACAAAGGCACACCTTTTACTTACCCCGTTactatttttcataatatatacttCTTTAACATTACCATATCGGTTAAATATGTTTCTTATTTGATCATCTGTTATATCTTTAGGTAATGAGCCTACAAATAATTTTGCTTCATTTTCATTAgcattattcatattaatacCATATTTTTCTAATTCGCCTATAGCAAACTTAACTATTAATGGACCTAATGATtcgcatattattttttttccatgtAAATCTTCTATAGCCTTTTGAGCAAAATATATCGATTCCATTCGAACAAATACATTTGCTCTATTTGCATTTGGCTTCTTATCTTTGATAAAAACTACATCTTTTGTTGCTCCATATTCttcaaaaattaattttatatcatcTTCTGTTAAATTTTTTGGGATAGAACTAACGAATAACTTTACAGGTATTGAAGGTGCAGGGTTATATGGATTATTCATTTGATAGATGTATTGCGGTTGCTCATTTACTCTTGCTTCTCCATAAGAcgattcattattttcattgttATATTGTTGTTGCTGTTGCTGCTGTTGTTGCTGCTGTTGTTGCTGTTGCTGCTGCTGTTGCTGTTGTTGTTGTTGTTGCTGCTGTTGCTGTTGTTGCTGTTGTTGCTGTTgtgtattattattcattttattaatactatTGAAAAGTGAGtgtcaaaaaatataactatatataaatatatatatatgttctaTTACTTTATAAGGACATAAAATGTACTCCCAAAGGTACTTTCGGTAATTGCAACTTTGgtgaaaaaatgaattaaactAAGATGGACAAATCTTTGTTTTAAAATCGTAAATTTAATTgcatgaatatatatatgcacacatgtatacaaataaataaataaatatatatgtatatatatatacaaattcagatatatataagcctatttgtaaaattataatggaaTAAGGTGACGAACAtttgtttaattataaatttacgtatgtatataagaatattttgtttcatatatttttattttgctattcatgtaaaaaatatatacttatatatttgtgcaatttttaatatatatttttagttaATTTcttaataattttcttttatttgttttactatattgtttttattttatttactagtttaatatatatatatatattttttgaattttttctttcaatttgtataaacatttatatatctCTATATTACGAAATcgtattatttaatattattttttttcatataaaaaaacagtGTCAATATAGGAAAGCATGAACTTATATATTGATCTTCTATTTTGATAACATAATGAAGCATGTATCATATAAACATAATATTATTCTTTtgcttttttaatatatatattttttcttatataaatattattatactaaAATGCGATAATAAATGTTCTCCAAAAAATACTtgagtaaaaaaaaaaaaaaaaataataataataatataaaaatgaaaaagtgtacatttttatgtatttttaaagAATCTTTTTCATGTAAtgttaaattttaaattaattcaATTGAATGTGAAAGAATTGAAATTTACTAATCACATgtgtatattaatataatgtaAAGTAATTTGTAGGCacgatataaaaaatatgctacgtaataatatgcattaatataattataagaataagcgaatatttattatacacatgtaataaatataccttatatgcataaatgcaaaatattttatggtgataaatataaatataaaaattgaagTTTCTATTATCTTTCACTTATTGTTACATCACACTATTATGTGCTAATTCATATTGtaattttatctttattttcgattttttttttatgtacattattatatatatataacgctatatatttatttgtgcTTAAAATTACAtcgttaaatatatttgataaatGGCAATTAATTGTACATAAACTATATCCACGCGAAAAAGCATTATGAGCTATATATGATactactatatatatatatatgtacgtATGTAAGTacatatctatatattttgtatatttctATGATTAGTTTAAAAGGAATATTACTCCCATACAATGATTTGTAACACTTTTTGTATTTgatttaatacatatttcacaataaaatttacgaataaaataatttaatacatTATCAATCCTTATGCATTTGATATCTATATgtgaatttatatatataggaataatacatttataaggttatattgattttaaaaacaataggtccattttaataaatagtaaaaattgtatacatatattttatttagaaTATTATTTTCCCCCCAAACTTTTTGATATATGTGGAAATACATCGCtctttattttaaaaatactatatataCTCGTTGTTTTAGCCCATATATTATTcgaaaaacaaatatatataataaaaaattttatctTAGTGAATATGCTTATGTTCGCTACTTGTCCTTACGAACAATTATAcctattactattttttattttattttcgtaAGTATAAATTGATTGTATTCGTTTAAAGGCATTTTCGACTGTTTCTGTGTGTTATGATATTAAGTATGGTTGTTTtctaattatttaattttttcaaaatattctcatttttatgtttataaatattttatatatctttATAAATTAAGAGGTATTAGAATGggatatagaaaataaatatagaaatatctgtgaaataataaaaatacatattaaaaaatcaCCATTTGAATTATTAAACTCACCAATATTCAAACCAAACctatacattaaaaaaaaaattctggAAACCATTAGTTGGATTCCTACACTGTGTACTATATTTTCACCATACTTTTTTATCTGTGTAATATGTGTTGAttatttaagtttttttgtatattttttattgtcaTTATCATTTGAGTAACAGTtatttgaataaatataataaataaaaggatgatataataaataaaaggatgatacaataaataaaaggatgatacaataaataaaaggatgatataataaagaatAGTGGAGAGGATATTACAATTGAAAAAAAggacaaaaatataaaactatttaTGCTATATCCTTAATTATAATACCGCCTGTATAAATCATTTCATTTATTCATTGGATAATGAAATGGTGaggaataataaaagtatTGAATGAGATTAAATGTAGTCAATGAAAATTACTTTAATGTCAAAAAAATTTAGTGTAATGTGAATATAGAGAGTAGCATTTGTCAAGGTACACACTAAAAGTTTGAGAGGtatatgtgaaaaaaaatatatctaaaattgttttttcggtatttaataaaaaaacaatcaaataattattatttttaaattgttattcaaatattagttttatttgttataataaaataattaaaatttttgtgcgcaaatatatatatatatacatttagcATTAAAATGACGGTTTgcaaaaatacatttttaaaattccTTTAAGATTATTGAAATAGTGgggtaaaatattttatcaacAGGGaaagataatataatattcatttaatatattcaagTGTTAATTACCATACAATGTAATATATAGCATTActacattttttgtttttttgcaatattgtattaatttttgtatattatttttttaaaatatatgctttgaaaattaaaatatagatatatattatatatacgcATATACCATTTTTAGctctatatatttaaaattatcatttattacACATGTgatgtattaaaaaataaataataatagaaaagAATTAGtgatatataaacatatatcgACTGTGCTCATTTGTTTAAGAACATTTTTGAGACGATTCATTATATGTAAAACCACATCGTTTTAATGAATGCAATTTTGTAAGGTTCCtctttttaatgaatattacaaattttaaaatattattaaataatttattatctaAAGTAATGCAAAACTATGCATATTGAagagatatatgtatatataatgttgCATAACAATATAGTTCGATATCATTAGTGTgtgcaaaaatatatacatgggTATATAGTTTTCAGTTTATAAATGTGGTATgtgaaattatatatattgggCTCATACAATGCTTTATCTTTTGTTTGTGTGTTGCAATAATTGTAAATCTTTTAATCATTGAATATAACTGTTTTTTACATGgataaacattttttgtatatttcaATAAATCAAATTAGATGAAAACAGCCActaacaatttttttctttacttTAACAAACGATATTATAACCCTCCGAACAAAAGAAAATGGAGCAAACAAAATGACAAATATAAAACGAGAAGACCATTAGCAGAAAGCtttaatatgcataaaatCAACGTTAAAGGTGAATATTGGAAACAGAAGCATGTAGATAAACAATTTGTCGTTGAAAATGGGAATCAAGATATGATTAATGAGAAAAATAGTTTAAACTTTTTTGGATATCCAAATATATCATTACATAATAAATTAGGTGGTAGTCTATATATTGAACAAATGGATCCAATAACATTATGTATAATTATGAATAAATGTAtaagagaaaatatatgtGAAAGCTATATATGGAGTAGCTTATTAAATAGGTGTACAAAGATAGCGCATAAAATAAATGGGAATTTGATAAgttacatttttaaatactCATCACAATCTGAATATTATagtcattatttttttcttacaATGCTTGGTAATATATCAtcttatttatattctttaaatTTGAAATGTTgtggaaatatattatatgcaatgaataataatagcaatttttataatgaagaaatatataataaaacaatcGAGCACAGTTCTTTGCTTATTTTAAACAGGAATGATATTGATATTAATAGTGTGTTATCTATAATTAATTCATTTTACCCTTTTCGAGACAATAATTCTAATAGTACAAAGAAATTGGAATATtcaaatattcaaaaaaatgtaaataacgcatatatattatttgatagTATATCAAAAACATTTAATAGGTATGATTTAGATTTGGGTGAGATTGATAGCATATGCTCGACTTTATTAGTGTATTGCATGCTAAATaggataaatatatttttccaagaaaaaaatattagtgTAGTAAATAAactattaaattatttgaataataatattgaaaagCTGAATATAAAGCATATATCTATTTTATGTTAcacattttgtatttttaaaaataaa
This genomic interval carries:
- a CDS encoding cytidine diphosphate-diacylglycerol synthase, putative gives rise to the protein MGERNVSDKKKNSCPNVSSNNNKENNKKQNMIELNKQDGGKNGIKGKSELKNKNIEGERIEDLKKNIIIDDKLNNNEKDANDETNGDTTNVNGNNNNTKLEQKNDQKNECKRRKENKYIKYIKEIKSEKIYGNGKLKGQIATQHGSKHKLLNNNEDNGEEPESKLKTFRTRSYWSLVLSFFSIFILALGHLYISLLVLIAITLVYKEIIYSKSIENKDKKLPQLFFIRWYWFFLTILTFGIPWIIPKLKHQFPLYKYLLKYHPINMFILAFIGFVWFVLSLRKFSLKYQFSQIGMIFVTSLFVVAQSLMHIANIYSGLIWFFIPVTSVIINDSFAYLFGILFGKTRLIRLSPKKTVEGFVGSSVITILWGVGMTYLLQNYKFFICSQNLISFIPFYSLIKSDCNSNSIFEKKIYYLSDELTAYLPLSKIYYTEMVIHGLILSLFAAFLAPFGGFFASGFKRALKIKDFGDVIPGHGGFTDRVDCQVFMGMFTYIYMKTFVKVKDKFHYSYDKLIDSIQKLDHRDIMHLYNHLKNMIDSKTNNKTDKNNYLPESSIIWKKIQSRDNKE
- a CDS encoding ribonucleoprotein, with product MNNNTQQQQQQQQQQQQQQQQQQQQQQQQQQQQQQQQQQQQYNNENNESSYGEARVNEQPQYIYQMNNPYNPAPSIPVKLFVSSIPKNLTEDDIKLIFEEYGATKDVVFIKDKKPNANRANVFVRMESIYFAQKAIEDLHGKKIICESLGPLIVKFAIGELEKYGINMNNANENEAKLFVGSLPKDITDDQIRNIFNRYGNVKEVYIMKNSNGVSKRCAFVNYDYKEQGIFAVQNLNGKIAIENAEKPIEVRFAQSKNQLQERQLLNRALMNPLQMNNNNIDDNNNNGNTINNNNSNNSNKSNNNAYMKSQHFKNMNINSFNRYPMHMNYNLQNNSNQQRNNNNSIRSPWKQYFSKEDGRPYYHNELTGQTQWHKPRKMDQDFINPLNMNEVSGPVGANIFIFHIPNEWIQNDLLAAFSPFGNIISAYIATEKDTGRNRGFAFVSYDNVDSAINAVKYMNGFLAHKKKLKVTIKKGEEQYVQALINQRNQLNNTDNRRNFITTPQNT